Part of the Sodalinema gerasimenkoae IPPAS B-353 genome is shown below.
AATGGTTTCGATGGGTTCTTTGCTCCCAGATAGCACCCCATAGGTCACGAGGCGCAGATACCAGCCATAGTCACGGATACATTGACTGCGTTCGCGCTGTCCGAAGGCATTCCCGCCCGGTGCGATGAAGTCAGGACGGCGTTTCCACAGTTCCTGAGAGGCTTTATCAACGATTTTCTTCTCATTTTCGGCCAGGGTTTCGACGATGCGAAGCCGCTGCGCGCCGGTTTGGAAGAAGTCTTGGATTCCTCGGAGTTCGCCACTGCTGGGATAGCGTAACTCGTCATCGGACTTTAGAATGACTTGACTAACAACACTCATGATTTTATTGAAATCGTTGGATACTATAGTGAACTGGCTCTGAATGAGAGTCAGCATAAGACTCACTTATTATATCGAACGGCGGTTCACCGCAAAGTCACCCCCCTGGAATTTCCCCCATCCCCTTTTTTTTAACCATGCAACAAGGACAAGTTGTCGAAGTCGAGATTACGGATCTAGCCGATGGTGGCGATGGTGTTGGCAAATGTGGCGATCGCGTCGTGTTTGTCCCCGATACAGCCATTGGCGATCGCGCTCAGGTGCGTCTGGTTCAGGTCAAACGTAAGTACGCCCGGGGCAAACTCCAGGACTTAAAGCATGAGTCCCCCAGTCGCCAGCGTCCTCCTTGCATTGTCGCCGACAAATGCGGTGGCTGTCAGTGGCAACATATTGAGCATCCGGCCCAGTTAGCGGCTAAACAGAATCAGGTGATCCAGGCCCTGGTGCGAATCGGCCGTTTAGACCATCCCCCAGTGCAACCGGTGCAAACCACCGGGGAGAGTCTCGGCTATCGCAACAAGGCCACCTATCCGCTGCAAGTTGCCCCCAGTGGGGAGATTCGGGCGGGATATTACCAGAAAGGGTCTCATAAACTGGTCAATCTCAATCAATGTCCGGTTCAAGATGAGCGTCTCAATCCCTTTCTGGCGCAAATCAAACGGGATATCGCGGCCCAAGGTTGGACGATTTATAACGAACAGCAGCATCAGGGGGAACTTCGTCACCTTGGCGTTCGGGTGGGTCGGCAGACGGGTCAAGTTTTGTTAACCTTAGTGGCCAAGACTGGGAAATTGCCCGAACTTGAGGTTCAAGCACACCGCTGGTTAAGCAGCTTTGATAATTTAGTTGGGGTTTGTCTGAACCTCAATGGCGATCGCACCAACGCCATTTTCGGCAAATCCACCCGAACCTTAGCCGGTCAATCGTTTCTCCAAGAAGAATTTGCCGGGTTACAATTTCGCTTGCGATCGGATACCTTCTTTCAGGTGAATACGGAAGCCGCTGAGTTGATTTGGCAGGCGATCGCCCGGGAATTGAACCTACAGGGCCATGAGACCATCTTAGATACCTACTGTGGAATTGGCACCTTTTCCCTACCCCTGGCCCAACAGGCCAAGGAGGTTTGGGGAATTGAAGTCCACCCCGGTTCCGTGGCCCAAGCCCAGGAAAATGCCCAACTCAATCAGATTGAGAATGTGGAGTTTTATACCGGGGATGTGGCCGAACTTTTGGCACAAGACTCACCGCTATGGCAAGCCCATCCTCAAGAAAAACCTGATATCGTAGTGGTTGATCCGCCCCGTCAAGGCTGTCAGCCCCCCGTGTTAGAGGCATTGATTGACCTCGGCTGCGATCGCCTCGTCTACATCAGTTGTAAACCCAGTACCTTGGCCCGAGATCTCAAGCAGCTTTGTGCCAGTGGCTATGAGCTAAAGCAGGTTCAACCCGTGGATTTATTCCCCCAAACCGCTCATATTGAAGCCGTTGCCTTTCTGACTCGCAATAACCGAACCTCCCAGCCCTAGGGCTATATGAGACAATTAAGGCGTACCCCAACCCATCGCCCCAAGACCCATCCATGAACCCTGTTTTCAAAAACATCGCCACCTGGTACCGTGCTATATTACGCAACCCCAAATATCGGGGCTGGGTGATTCTATTTCAAAAACATCGCCACCTGGTACCGTGCTATATTACGCAACCCCAAATATCGGGGCTGGGTGATTCTGGGAACCCTCCTTTATCTCATCAGTCCCTTGGATATCTCCCCCGATGTCCTGCCGATTTTGGGACAAGTCAGGAACCCTCCTTTATCTCATCAGTCCCTTGGATATCTCCCCCGATGTCCTGCCGATTTTGGGACAAGTCGACGATGTCGCAATTCTGTTCTTACTGATGTCAGAACTGTGGCAGATGGTTCGAGAGGGATTGGCCCCCTCCGAGGAAATAGCCAGCGATGTTAACTCAACGGTCAATGCTCCAAACGATGAGGACACGGTGGATGTCGAGGCCGTCTCAGTCGATTAAATTCCGTCCTGAATGGTCGCCAACGCCTCCTTTAATGCTCAAATCTTTGTCAAGACGCGATCGCTCGCGTCTTTATCTTTGGCCTAGATCAGCTAATGTCTTATGAAATTCTCTGAACTTGTCGCACAGTTGGCTGAGGCCGGGGTGGTTGGCAGCTTTAGTGTTGATGCTAACCTCGATATCACCCAGGTAGCTGCCATTGAGGAGGCGACAACTGGCTCTATCTCCTTTATTGAAGGGGATGGTTACGCCAATCACTTACAAACCACCCAAGCCAGCGCCGTCATCCTACCCGAGGATGAGTTGTTACAACAGCAAGCTCAAGAACGAGGTATCGCCTGGATTAGTACAGCCTCCCCCAAAGCCCTCTTTGCCGATACCATTTGCCTGTTTTACCAACCCTACCGCCCTGAACCTGGAATTCATCGGACCGCGATTATTCATGAATCCGCAACATTAGGCGCCAACGTCTCGGTTGGGGCCCATGTGGTGATTGATGCCAATGTGACGGTGGGAGACGAGGTTTGTATCGGTGCCAACGTGGTGGTGTATCCCGGAGTTGTCATCGGCGATCGCTGCTATCTCCATGCCAACTGCACCATCCATGAACGGACTCAAATTGGTGTCGATTGTAGGATACAAAGTGGTGTAGTTTTGGGCGCGGAAGGCTTTGGCTTTGTTCCGAGTGCCCATGGACTAAAACGGATGGAACAATCCGGCTGCGTCATTATTGAAGCGGGAGTCGAAATTGGCTGTAACTCCACCGTTGATCGTCCCGCTGTGGGAGAAACCCGGATTGGGGCAAATACTAAAATTGATAACTTAGTCCAAATTGGCCATGGCTGTCGTATTGGTAAAAACTGCGCCATTTGTGCCCAAGTGGGATTAGCGGGAGGCGTTACCCTTGGGGATGGAGTCACCCTAGCGGGGCAAGTTGGCGTGGCTAACCGGGCTAAAATCGGTGCGGGTGCGACTGCCTCGGCCAAAACGGGCATTCATCGCGACGTGAAAGCTGGCGCCCTCGTCTCAGGATTTCCAGCCATTGATAATGCTCTATGGCGACGTAGTGCCGCCTTATACAAACGCCTACCGGAACTTTATCAAAGCCTGCGGCAAATTCAACAGCGTCTTAACCAGGATTCCTAGATAACTTTGATTAATTGCCAGAGCGCCGGGGGGAGCCTGGCATTTTTCGCGCAATCCCTTTATCTTCAGAGGGCACGATGACGATCCTTGGACAGACCGATACCCCCTCGATCATGGCAGACGCTCCCTCAACTGCCCCTCAATTGTCCGACTTTGATAACCCATTTCAGGGGGATGATCGTACAAATTGTGAAAATTAAGGCTATATTTTTATGGAACCAGCAAATTCGCGGTAACTTTTGATTTAATATAACTAGAGTCTAAATGGAGAATTGCCCAGACAATGACTGAAGCACTTTCGGAAAAACCCACGCCGCTGACTGGAAAGGCGTTACTTACAAAAGTCAAAGAACTGTCTCACTTACCTCGGCGAGAAACCGCCAAGCGTTGTGGCTACTACAACATCACTAAGAATCAGCAAACCCGTGTAAATCTGACGGATTTCTATGATGCGGTGTTGGCAGCCAAAGGGATTCCCCTCGATCCCGACGGCGCAAAGGATGGACGCGGTCGCGAACCGACTTACAAAGTGAGCGTTCACAAGAATGGACAGATCGTCATCGGTTCGACCTATACCAATGCCATGGGGTTAAAACCCGGCGACGAGTTTGAAATTAAGTTGGGTTACAAACACATTCACTTAATTCAGATGGATCGCGCTGACGGCGACGAAAATGGTGCTGGTGGCGACGACGAGTAAGCTCGTCATGGGGAAGAGCGGGGATGTTCAGGATCGAGGGTTGATATAATTCAAGTCTATCTGCGATCGCTTGACTTCCCCCCCAACCCTTCCCTGTTTTGGGGGAGATGCGATCGCAACAGGGATTCAGATGTCTCAGTTTTTGAGAGTCCTAGAGGCTGGAGTTGGAGCCTTTTGCCGTCAATTTTCTCCCCAAAGAGAGTTAGGGGTCGAGATCTCACCTGTGCTAAAGATTGGCTTATTTTTTATCGTCTGGTTAGGAATCTGGTTACCCATCCTGATTCCCCTAGCCTGGCGCTGGAGGTGGTATCCGTCTCGTCCCCTGACTCCTTCACGAAAACTCGCCCTAGTGGGTAGTCTTTACCTCCTGTTTCCCCTGGCTTTGTGGGGACTGCGACGGGTGGCCGGAGTTAATTTTTTCTATTATGGCCCCCGGTTCCCAGCTGCTGATTTCCCGATGCTCAGTCTAGGGGTCGCAATCGGGATTTTTAGCGTTACGATTTTGATGGCCGTGCAGAAAATGGCGGGTTGGATTTCCTGGAACTTAACCTGGACGGCTCAGGATAGAGTCCGGCAATTCCTATTGGCCCTGTTGTTGGGGATTTGGATTGGTGGAACTGAAGAATTTATCTTTCGAGGACTGGTGCAACAGGAACTGCAACAGCAAGGGTCTGTTTGGTTCGCCGCGACGATCACCAGTGGAATTTTTGCACTACTCCATTTAATTTGGCAACCGCGTCAAACCTTACCACAACTGCCTGGACTTTGGCTGATGGGTATGGTGCTGACCCTGGCTTGTGTCGTCACTCAGGGAGAGTTGAGTTTAGCATGGGGGTTACATGGCGGCTGGGTCTGCGCCATGATTTGGATCGATAGCTCTCAAGCGAGTCAGCCGACTGGAGTGGTTCCCCCCTGGGTGACGGGGTTGGGGGAACATCCTCTCGCCGGAATCCTAGGAATCGTCCTCTTGGCGGCAACGGGAGCCGTCTTGTGGTTCTCGAACGTTCCAGTTTTGAGACTTACCGGTTGAGTTTGAGGGGGGTGACGGGAACCTCGTCCCAGGATTTTACTGTTCGTAGTTGAGCCGTCCAGCCCTGAGATGTCTGAAATTCATCAAGATCGTTGGTGAACGATTCATGACAAGCTCGTGCTTGGCTTTCGTCCTCGCTGGCGATGCAGGCTTGGACGATACCACTGGGATCGATTTGTTCGCAAACCCAAATAGTCATGTTGTTGTTTTCCCTTGTCTGTGCTGAATGTATTGTTGGAACTGTTCCCTATTGTAGGGAGAGTTGGCCAGTCAAACCGAGTCATGGGATCGGCTTAGGAGGTTTCTTTGCAATTTGAACGCCTATTTACCAGCATCGAAGACTTAGTCATGTGCCATTCCCCAAGTGGGATGGAAACGGAGATTAACCAACATCTCCAGGAGCGATTTCGAGACTTGGGGGTGGAGTATTATGGCGATCGCGCCGATAACCTGATTGCCAAGATTCCAGGGGAACAGGAGGAGGGGGCGATCGCCATTACGGCCCACAAAGACGAAATCGGGGCTATTGTCAAAGGAATTGATAGCGAGGGACGAGTCTCAATTCGTAAATTGGGAGGCTCCTTTCCCTGGGTGTATGGCGAAGGGGTCGTGGATTTACTCGGAGATCACGCCACCTGTTCCGGGATTCTCAGTTTTGGCTCCCGTCACGTTTCCCATGAATCCCCGCAAAAGCTCTTACAAGAAAGCCGACCCCTAGAATGGCAACAAGCCTGGATCGAAACGAAACGCACCCCTGAAGACCTCAACGCCCTGGGGATTCGCCCAGGAACGCGGGTGGTGGTGGGCAAACACCGCAAACGCCCCTTTCGCTTAGATAACTACATCGCCAGCTACACCCTCGACAACAAGGCCTCCCTGGCCATTCTCCTGGCCCTAGCCGCCCGCTTGCAACGCCCAGCGGTTACCGTCTATCTCGTGGCCTCAGCCAAGGAAGAAGTCGGGGCCCTGGGGGCCTTGTATTTCAGCAATCACCAGGTATTAGATGCCCTAATTGCCCTAGAAATTTGTCCCCTGGCCCCGGAATATCCCATTACCGATGGTGAGGCTCCCGTCCTCTTGTCCCAGGATGGCTATGGCATTTACGACGAGGGCTTAACCCAACAGTTGAAGCAGGCGGCTGAGTCGCGACAGATTCCCATCCAACAGGCGGTGATTAGTGGTTTTGGCAGTGATGCCTCCATTGCCATGAAACTCGGTCATGTGGCCCGGGGGGCTTGCCTGGGCTTTCCCACCCAGAACACCCATGGTTATGAGATCGCTCATTTGGGGGCGATCGCCCATTGTGTGGAGATTTTAGCCGCCTATTGTGAGCAACGCCAAAATTTTCAGCCTTAGGGGTTGACAGTCCTGGGAATCTTCGCTACATTGAATAACGCCTAAGCGGTTAGAAGCCGCCGACAGCCTAACGAATACGCCCCCATCGTCTAGAGGCCTAGGACACCTCCCTTTCACGGAGGCGACGGGGATTCGAATAAACGAATACGCCCCCATCGTCTAGAGGCCTAGGACACCTCCCTTTCACGGAGGCGACGGGGATTCGAATTCCCCTGGGGGTATTCATCGTCTAGAGGCCTAGGACACCTCCCTTTCACGGAGGCGACGGGGATTCGAATTCCCCTGGGGGTATTCAAGCCTTAAAAGCCGAGACCAAGTTAGAGAGTTATCTAGCTTGGTCTCGGCTTTTGTTTGTCGAGATCCTCATCTGGCATCCCCACCCCCCGACTCAGGTTAAGGTGTAGACATTTGATCGCTGATCGTTAC
Proteins encoded:
- a CDS encoding allophycocyanin subunit alpha-B; translation: MSVVSQVILKSDDELRYPSSGELRGIQDFFQTGAQRLRIVETLAENEKKIVDKASQELWKRRPDFIAPGGNAFGQRERSQCIRDYGWYLRLVTYGVLSGSKEPIETIGIIGAREMYNALGVPMPGMVEAMVCLKEASIALLSNEDAEEAAPYFDYIIQSMSN
- the rlmD gene encoding 23S rRNA (uracil(1939)-C(5))-methyltransferase RlmD; protein product: MQQGQVVEVEITDLADGGDGVGKCGDRVVFVPDTAIGDRAQVRLVQVKRKYARGKLQDLKHESPSRQRPPCIVADKCGGCQWQHIEHPAQLAAKQNQVIQALVRIGRLDHPPVQPVQTTGESLGYRNKATYPLQVAPSGEIRAGYYQKGSHKLVNLNQCPVQDERLNPFLAQIKRDIAAQGWTIYNEQQHQGELRHLGVRVGRQTGQVLLTLVAKTGKLPELEVQAHRWLSSFDNLVGVCLNLNGDRTNAIFGKSTRTLAGQSFLQEEFAGLQFRLRSDTFFQVNTEAAELIWQAIARELNLQGHETILDTYCGIGTFSLPLAQQAKEVWGIEVHPGSVAQAQENAQLNQIENVEFYTGDVAELLAQDSPLWQAHPQEKPDIVVVDPPRQGCQPPVLEALIDLGCDRLVYISCKPSTLARDLKQLCASGYELKQVQPVDLFPQTAHIEAVAFLTRNNRTSQP
- a CDS encoding YkvA family protein, giving the protein MSCRFWDKSGTLLYLISPLDISPDVLPILGQVDDVAILFLLMSELWQMVREGLAPSEEIASDVNSTVNAPNDEDTVDVEAVSVD
- the lpxD gene encoding UDP-3-O-(3-hydroxymyristoyl)glucosamine N-acyltransferase, which produces MKFSELVAQLAEAGVVGSFSVDANLDITQVAAIEEATTGSISFIEGDGYANHLQTTQASAVILPEDELLQQQAQERGIAWISTASPKALFADTICLFYQPYRPEPGIHRTAIIHESATLGANVSVGAHVVIDANVTVGDEVCIGANVVVYPGVVIGDRCYLHANCTIHERTQIGVDCRIQSGVVLGAEGFGFVPSAHGLKRMEQSGCVIIEAGVEIGCNSTVDRPAVGETRIGANTKIDNLVQIGHGCRIGKNCAICAQVGLAGGVTLGDGVTLAGQVGVANRAKIGAGATASAKTGIHRDVKAGALVSGFPAIDNALWRRSAALYKRLPELYQSLRQIQQRLNQDS
- a CDS encoding AbrB family transcriptional regulator, with the protein product MTEALSEKPTPLTGKALLTKVKELSHLPRRETAKRCGYYNITKNQQTRVNLTDFYDAVLAAKGIPLDPDGAKDGRGREPTYKVSVHKNGQIVIGSTYTNAMGLKPGDEFEIKLGYKHIHLIQMDRADGDENGAGGDDE
- a CDS encoding CPBP family intramembrane glutamic endopeptidase; its protein translation is MTSPPTLPCFGGDAIATGIQMSQFLRVLEAGVGAFCRQFSPQRELGVEISPVLKIGLFFIVWLGIWLPILIPLAWRWRWYPSRPLTPSRKLALVGSLYLLFPLALWGLRRVAGVNFFYYGPRFPAADFPMLSLGVAIGIFSVTILMAVQKMAGWISWNLTWTAQDRVRQFLLALLLGIWIGGTEEFIFRGLVQQELQQQGSVWFAATITSGIFALLHLIWQPRQTLPQLPGLWLMGMVLTLACVVTQGELSLAWGLHGGWVCAMIWIDSSQASQPTGVVPPWVTGLGEHPLAGILGIVLLAATGAVLWFSNVPVLRLTG
- a CDS encoding glycogen debranching protein, coding for MTIWVCEQIDPSGIVQACIASEDESQARACHESFTNDLDEFQTSQGWTAQLRTVKSWDEVPVTPLKLNR
- a CDS encoding M42 family metallopeptidase; the protein is MQFERLFTSIEDLVMCHSPSGMETEINQHLQERFRDLGVEYYGDRADNLIAKIPGEQEEGAIAITAHKDEIGAIVKGIDSEGRVSIRKLGGSFPWVYGEGVVDLLGDHATCSGILSFGSRHVSHESPQKLLQESRPLEWQQAWIETKRTPEDLNALGIRPGTRVVVGKHRKRPFRLDNYIASYTLDNKASLAILLALAARLQRPAVTVYLVASAKEEVGALGALYFSNHQVLDALIALEICPLAPEYPITDGEAPVLLSQDGYGIYDEGLTQQLKQAAESRQIPIQQAVISGFGSDASIAMKLGHVARGACLGFPTQNTHGYEIAHLGAIAHCVEILAAYCEQRQNFQP